A window of Ruminococcus champanellensis 18P13 = JCM 17042 contains these coding sequences:
- a CDS encoding DEAD/DEAH box helicase, with amino-acid sequence MDITLANFQLKAIADLTESMEKPNREIVLKSCTGSGKTIILTHFMDEYFKSNAKTVFVWLTPGKGNLEEQSKEKMDKYIHGSNTKLLCDIMTSGFEENDACFINWEKLTKKGNTALKDSERTNFLEHIQKAFDNGLSFKIIVDESHQNDTIKADDIIELFNPDKIIRCSATPKSYKDAILIEIPEADVIAEGLIKKLLIINENFEQNISVDDQITYLIDKAIAKQQELHSAFLNLKDRTVDINPLIIVQLPNKSDALLENVENYFESKGITYENNQLAVWLSDKKQNLEDIEEPDAQPVAVIIKQAVATGWDCPRAHILVKLRDNMSETFEIQTIGRIRRMPEAKHYESDLLDCCYLYTLDEKFTESVKLSLGKDALDACKIFLKQEHRNFEIVSEYKTDVPFPRDAKLAMKVISKYFESKYHTSKDLAKNKTVLGANKYSFDEDIVDYTKSGSVATLNKEEISDLNDIAIHEELSTTKHGREYHHCAAEIGMKANLEYSSMNAILRRLFLDNVKCEHKIVALPTRALYSFVINNKHKLIDDVRDAMSAENAQITLAFNNITEKPISFPLEMLFTYDGSAKSQAEMTKNVYKGYLSSAEKRSLPEKLFEKYCESSGKISWFYKNGDKGNEYFSIVYEDNFGKQKSFYPDYIVGTTEGKTWIIETKGGFTKSGDSEDIDKYTAKKFGVLKKYLGKYGLQGGIVRQDKQSGELCICTETYSDDIKSDSWVLLSDIM; translated from the coding sequence ATGGATATTACATTAGCAAATTTTCAGTTAAAAGCCATTGCCGATTTGACCGAATCAATGGAAAAGCCAAACCGTGAAATCGTTTTGAAAAGCTGCACCGGAAGTGGAAAAACCATCATCCTTACACACTTTATGGACGAGTATTTCAAAAGCAATGCGAAAACCGTATTTGTTTGGCTTACTCCGGGAAAAGGCAATCTTGAAGAGCAAAGCAAAGAGAAAATGGACAAATATATTCACGGCAGTAATACCAAACTGCTTTGTGATATTATGACATCCGGTTTTGAAGAAAACGATGCCTGCTTTATCAACTGGGAAAAGCTTACTAAAAAAGGTAATACGGCTCTGAAAGATAGCGAGAGGACAAATTTCCTTGAGCATATTCAAAAGGCATTTGATAATGGATTGTCATTCAAAATCATTGTCGATGAATCTCATCAAAATGACACGATAAAAGCTGATGATATTATCGAATTGTTTAATCCCGATAAAATCATTCGTTGCTCTGCTACGCCAAAATCATATAAGGATGCTATTTTGATAGAGATTCCCGAAGCGGATGTCATTGCCGAAGGACTAATCAAAAAGCTGCTGATCATCAACGAAAACTTTGAACAGAATATCAGTGTGGACGATCAAATTACATATTTGATCGATAAGGCAATCGCCAAGCAGCAGGAACTGCACTCTGCCTTCTTGAATCTGAAAGATCGTACCGTAGATATCAATCCCTTGATTATCGTTCAATTGCCCAATAAATCCGATGCTTTGCTTGAAAACGTTGAGAATTATTTTGAAAGCAAGGGCATTACTTATGAGAACAATCAGCTTGCGGTTTGGTTGTCCGACAAGAAGCAGAACTTGGAAGATATTGAAGAGCCGGATGCACAACCGGTAGCGGTTATCATCAAACAGGCGGTTGCAACCGGATGGGACTGCCCGAGAGCACATATTCTCGTCAAACTCCGTGACAATATGAGCGAAACATTTGAAATCCAGACAATAGGTCGTATTCGCCGTATGCCGGAAGCAAAACACTACGAAAGTGACCTCTTGGATTGCTGTTACCTTTATACGCTCGATGAGAAATTCACGGAAAGTGTTAAACTCAGTTTGGGCAAAGATGCTCTTGATGCGTGTAAAATATTTTTGAAGCAGGAACACCGTAATTTTGAGATTGTCAGCGAGTATAAGACAGATGTCCCTTTCCCTCGTGATGCAAAGTTGGCAATGAAGGTTATAAGCAAATACTTTGAAAGCAAGTATCATACGAGCAAGGATTTAGCCAAAAACAAAACGGTGTTAGGTGCAAATAAGTATTCCTTTGACGAAGATATAGTTGATTATACAAAATCGGGTTCGGTCGCCACTTTGAACAAGGAAGAAATTTCCGACCTGAATGATATTGCGATTCACGAAGAATTAAGCACAACAAAACACGGAAGAGAGTATCATCATTGTGCCGCTGAGATTGGAATGAAAGCGAATCTGGAATACAGCAGCATGAATGCCATTCTTCGCCGACTATTCCTCGATAATGTAAAATGCGAACATAAAATAGTCGCTTTGCCGACACGAGCCCTCTATTCTTTTGTCATCAACAACAAACACAAATTGATAGACGATGTCCGTGATGCAATGTCCGCAGAAAATGCTCAAATCACCTTAGCATTCAACAATATTACCGAAAAGCCCATATCGTTCCCGTTGGAAATGCTTTTTACTTACGACGGATCTGCAAAATCTCAGGCTGAAATGACGAAAAATGTGTACAAGGGCTATTTGTCATCTGCCGAAAAACGTTCTTTGCCGGAAAAGCTTTTTGAAAAGTACTGTGAAAGCAGTGGCAAAATCAGTTGGTTTTATAAAAACGGCGACAAAGGTAACGAATATTTCTCAATCGTTTATGAAGACAATTTCGGCAAGCAAAAATCTTTTTACCCTGATTACATTGTAGGCACAACTGAAGGCAAGACTTGGATTATTGAAACAAAAGGTGGATTTACAAAATCCGGCGACAGTGAAGATATTGATAAATACACCGCCAAAAAATTCGGTGTGCTGAAAAAATATCTGGGCAAATACGGCTTGCAGGGCGGCATCGTCCGGCAAGACAAGCAAAGCGGAGAGTTGTGTATCTGTACGGAAACATATTCAGATGACATAAAGAGCGACAGTTGGGTTTTGCTGTCAGATATTATGTGA
- a CDS encoding type IV toxin-antitoxin system AbiEi family antitoxin domain-containing protein, with protein sequence MQKVGGSLGKHDIVNEVFHTVGEVAKKSDFISAGLKDQDVYSLFKQGYIERVRKGYYKLAASDEPKEELLLSKLMIPGIVCVESALFYYGYSDFAPREWTITVPRSYSRTVKAIQEKVPVKAYYVQNDMYHLGEATGTFNGVTLPVYDRERTICDCFKYRTKLDNEIFNKAINAYVADEKKNLANLSKYAKEMGVYKKMMNVMEVLLNG encoded by the coding sequence GTGCAGAAAGTTGGTGGCAGTTTGGGCAAGCACGATATCGTAAACGAAGTATTTCATACAGTAGGCGAAGTTGCAAAGAAGTCTGATTTCATTTCTGCCGGACTGAAAGATCAAGATGTTTATTCGCTTTTTAAGCAAGGATATATTGAGCGCGTCAGAAAAGGTTATTACAAGTTGGCTGCCTCCGATGAGCCAAAAGAGGAACTGCTCCTTTCCAAACTGATGATACCGGGGATCGTCTGTGTAGAATCGGCGCTGTTTTATTACGGTTACAGCGATTTTGCACCCCGTGAATGGACAATTACCGTTCCTCGTTCCTATTCCAGAACCGTAAAAGCAATACAGGAGAAAGTGCCGGTAAAGGCGTATTATGTTCAGAACGATATGTACCATCTCGGCGAAGCAACCGGCACATTCAACGGCGTAACACTTCCCGTATATGATCGTGAGCGTACAATATGCGACTGCTTCAAATACCGCACGAAACTCGACAATGAGATTTTCAATAAAGCAATCAACGCTTATGTGGCGGACGAGAAGAAAAACCTTGCCAACCTTTCAAAATACGCAAAGGAAATGGGCGTTTATAAAAAAATGATGAATGTAATGGAGGTGCTACTGAATGGCTGA
- a CDS encoding nucleotidyl transferase AbiEii/AbiGii toxin family protein, producing the protein MADIAASVLARLKNKAAESGRSYQLCLQLFCQEEFLRRLEKSKYAENLVLKGGLFIYSLTDFDSRVTVDVDFLLRKMPNTPEQLKAILEEIVATDTGNDFITFEIKDVAPIAVAKKYAGIGASLVAKIKNTKTPFGIDFGVGDVIVPKQEKRKIPTQLDDFAAPTVNTYSLETTVSEKLDAILSLMEFSSRMKDYYDLYYLANKFDFDGAMLTEALKKTFENRGHHFTVEQFEQVMTFGSDDAMQKKWKAFCRKIDTKTDDFDTVLRTIKAFLYAPFSAVFSNTAFSKNWSASNCKWGLERDNL; encoded by the coding sequence ATGGCTGATATTGCTGCATCCGTGCTCGCACGGCTCAAAAATAAAGCTGCCGAAAGCGGCAGAAGCTATCAGCTCTGCCTGCAACTCTTCTGCCAGGAGGAATTCCTGCGCCGACTGGAAAAATCCAAATATGCGGAAAACCTCGTCCTGAAAGGCGGATTGTTCATCTACTCCCTCACGGACTTTGACAGTCGCGTTACCGTTGACGTTGATTTTTTGCTCAGAAAGATGCCGAACACACCCGAACAACTCAAAGCGATACTGGAAGAAATCGTCGCAACCGATACCGGCAACGATTTCATTACCTTTGAAATCAAAGACGTAGCGCCCATAGCGGTAGCGAAGAAATACGCCGGAATCGGCGCATCCCTCGTGGCGAAGATCAAGAATACAAAAACCCCTTTCGGTATCGACTTCGGTGTGGGTGATGTAATCGTACCAAAACAGGAAAAGCGGAAGATTCCGACACAACTTGACGATTTCGCCGCACCGACAGTCAACACATATTCGCTGGAAACGACGGTTTCCGAAAAACTCGACGCTATCCTTTCACTGATGGAGTTCTCCAGCCGGATGAAAGACTATTACGACCTTTATTACCTCGCAAACAAGTTCGATTTTGACGGCGCAATGCTGACGGAAGCTCTGAAAAAGACCTTTGAAAACCGTGGGCACCATTTCACTGTGGAGCAGTTTGAACAGGTCATGACCTTCGGCAGCGACGATGCTATGCAGAAGAAATGGAAAGCATTCTGCCGGAAAATCGACACAAAGACCGATGACTTTGATACGGTGTTGAGGACGATAAAAGCGTTTTTATATGCGCCATTTAGCGCAGTGTTTTCAAATACAGCCTTTTCCAAGAATTGGTCAGCCTCAAATTGTAAGTGGGGTTTAGAAAGGGATAATTTATGA
- a CDS encoding FtsW/RodA/SpoVE family cell cycle protein: MLIIFAIMKALYCRKNQISIRHNPQLPMACLMIEFAAVISLYAGYSNAKSIWKTLLISVAALTCGFIAVHHFRKIHINYSLTFSYIVLTTVSVVGCIIFRLFADYESTKTYNWVNVGSVTLQFSELLKPFMVTAFAIACSNFRKHPRAFLYYYGYQIINVILLGLLQEYGTAMELIFMTCISAMLVLPFPMHLKPFKQHLMRSTFPAIVLTLLCILLKFSKRMLAMADASADERTILGHTVHFWDIRLNSTGEETLKAAESMHNSPLVSANMTSFQSFRTMKPSVITDYVFALMVENFGWLIPSLLIAFFSFVMISITVKHRRKAAEGGFSDAMALGTAILLLVQAAIHILGPFRILPFSGITLPFLSIGLNSLIVCLLLLTTTEDSPDISITKSDTDIETSYFKQVSISNDSEDEDIMFAVNDDFECNRQPDQRAKK, encoded by the coding sequence ATGCTGATTATTTTCGCTATTATGAAAGCCCTGTATTGCCGGAAGAATCAAATTTCCATCCGGCATAATCCTCAACTTCCTATGGCATGCTTAATGATTGAATTTGCAGCGGTGATATCGTTGTACGCTGGGTATTCAAATGCCAAGTCTATATGGAAAACGCTACTAATTTCTGTGGCGGCATTGACCTGTGGATTTATAGCCGTTCACCATTTCAGAAAGATTCATATTAATTATTCGCTTACATTCAGCTATATTGTTCTGACTACAGTTTCTGTTGTTGGATGTATCATCTTCCGACTTTTTGCCGATTATGAGTCAACAAAGACCTACAACTGGGTAAATGTCGGATCAGTCACACTTCAATTTTCAGAATTACTCAAACCATTTATGGTAACTGCGTTTGCTATTGCTTGTAGCAATTTCCGAAAACATCCAAGGGCGTTTCTGTATTACTACGGATATCAGATAATTAATGTAATCCTGCTGGGGCTTCTACAAGAGTATGGCACCGCCATGGAACTCATTTTTATGACCTGCATTTCCGCAATGCTTGTACTACCGTTTCCCATGCATTTGAAACCGTTCAAACAACATCTTATGCGGAGTACTTTTCCAGCAATCGTACTGACACTTTTATGTATCCTTTTGAAGTTCAGTAAAAGAATGCTGGCAATGGCGGATGCTTCTGCAGATGAGCGAACCATTTTAGGACATACAGTTCATTTTTGGGATATCCGCCTTAATTCAACTGGTGAGGAAACGCTCAAGGCTGCAGAATCTATGCACAATTCGCCATTGGTCAGTGCCAATATGACGAGCTTTCAGAGTTTTCGCACAATGAAACCGTCAGTCATAACAGATTATGTTTTTGCTCTAATGGTAGAAAACTTCGGTTGGCTGATTCCGTCACTCTTGATTGCTTTTTTCTCATTCGTCATGATCAGCATCACAGTGAAACATAGGCGTAAAGCCGCTGAAGGTGGATTTTCTGATGCGATGGCTCTTGGAACTGCAATTCTGCTTCTGGTTCAGGCCGCCATTCATATTTTAGGACCATTTCGCATCCTCCCGTTCTCAGGGATTACTCTGCCCTTCCTAAGCATTGGCTTGAATAGTTTGATTGTATGCTTGCTTTTACTGACAACGACAGAAGATTCCCCTGATATCTCTATTACTAAATCCGATACGGATATTGAAACAAGCTATTTCAAACAAGTATCCATTTCAAACGACAGCGAAGATGAAGATATAATGTTCGCTGTGAATGACGATTTTGAATGTAACCGTCAACCAGACCAGCGGGCAAAAAAATGA
- a CDS encoding site-specific DNA-methyltransferase yields MSTNISKQKRDDLLNKIQEIRTYIASAKQDDNTARLLSYLSELEKDVNGKKYGLVFEEHREKIDDELATHLPVLSEEKDLFIDNGGQMNFLIEGDNLASLKLLEKTHKGKIDLIYIDPPYNTGASNWIYDNNYVDGNDLFKHSKWLSMMKSRLEIARRLLTTKGVLICAIDENESATLRLLLDEVFGVNYEYDCITIVHNPRGIQGKNFSYTNEFAYFVIPKGDKIIGERRLSNNEIYWSPLRNWGSESLRTDARNCFYPIIVKDDKIIGFGEVSPDDYHPKKNEILEDGSIAVYPIDSKGIERKWRYARQSVEGICSYLAVKKTRGIFDIELGKTFGTYKTVWSDPKYDANGYGKQLLNSLIPNCPFDFPKSLWNVYDCLYSVVAKMPNAIVLDFFAGSGTTGHAVMKLNAEDGGNRRFILCTNNENNICRDVTYERIKRVIDKEGYAASLKYYKVDYIPISERMYYEYADELLLHIRELVELENGINFTGNAEIAIVLTDEELEEFVKNINQHKKCKKIYVGHDVLFDAEQAQVFKSKRISVNIIPDYYYKELEG; encoded by the coding sequence ATGAGCACAAATATTTCAAAGCAAAAGCGAGATGACTTGCTGAATAAAATACAGGAAATCCGTACATATATCGCTTCCGCCAAGCAGGACGATAACACTGCCCGCTTGTTGTCATACCTTTCCGAGCTTGAAAAAGATGTGAACGGTAAGAAATACGGGCTTGTTTTCGAGGAACACCGAGAGAAAATTGACGATGAGCTTGCAACGCATTTGCCCGTATTATCCGAAGAAAAAGACCTTTTCATCGACAACGGTGGACAGATGAATTTTCTCATTGAGGGAGATAATCTCGCTTCTTTGAAACTGTTGGAGAAAACGCACAAGGGCAAAATTGACCTTATCTACATAGATCCTCCGTATAATACTGGAGCTTCAAATTGGATTTATGACAATAATTATGTCGATGGCAATGATTTGTTTAAGCATAGTAAGTGGTTGAGTATGATGAAGTCCCGCCTCGAGATTGCAAGACGCTTGCTTACAACGAAAGGTGTACTGATTTGTGCCATCGATGAAAATGAAAGCGCCACCTTAAGGTTATTGCTTGATGAGGTTTTTGGTGTTAATTACGAATACGACTGCATAACTATTGTTCACAACCCAAGAGGAATCCAAGGAAAGAATTTCTCATATACCAATGAATTTGCTTATTTTGTCATTCCTAAAGGGGATAAAATCATCGGTGAGCGTCGCCTATCAAATAATGAGATTTATTGGTCACCCCTGAGAAACTGGGGAAGCGAATCTTTAAGAACGGATGCGAGAAATTGTTTTTACCCCATTATCGTTAAGGATGATAAAATTATTGGTTTTGGTGAAGTGTCACCAGATGACTATCATCCGAAAAAGAATGAAATATTGGAAGACGGTAGTATTGCAGTATATCCCATTGATTCAAAAGGAATTGAACGCAAATGGCGTTACGCCCGCCAATCAGTAGAGGGGATTTGCAGCTATCTTGCTGTCAAGAAAACGAGAGGCATTTTTGATATCGAATTGGGAAAAACGTTCGGTACCTATAAAACGGTATGGTCGGATCCTAAATATGATGCTAATGGATACGGAAAGCAACTGTTAAATTCCTTAATACCAAACTGCCCATTCGATTTTCCAAAGTCTTTGTGGAACGTTTATGATTGTCTGTATTCCGTTGTGGCAAAAATGCCCAATGCCATCGTTCTCGATTTCTTTGCCGGTAGCGGCACAACGGGACACGCCGTAATGAAACTAAATGCAGAGGATGGTGGCAATCGCCGTTTCATCCTCTGTACTAACAACGAAAACAATATTTGCCGCGATGTTACCTATGAGCGCATCAAGCGGGTTATCGACAAAGAGGGCTATGCCGCCTCGCTAAAATATTACAAAGTAGATTACATTCCCATTTCCGAGCGTATGTATTACGAATACGCTGATGAACTCTTACTTCATATCCGTGAGCTTGTAGAACTTGAAAACGGTATTAATTTTACGGGTAATGCCGAAATTGCCATTGTACTGACAGATGAAGAATTGGAAGAATTCGTTAAAAACATCAATCAGCACAAGAAATGCAAAAAGATATATGTCGGACACGATGTACTGTTTGATGCCGAGCAAGCACAGGTATTTAAAAGCAAAAGAATCAGCGTAAACATCATACCAGATTACTACTATAAGGAATTGGAGGGTTGA